One window of Phoenix dactylifera cultivar Barhee BC4 chromosome 5, palm_55x_up_171113_PBpolish2nd_filt_p, whole genome shotgun sequence genomic DNA carries:
- the LOC103721144 gene encoding la-related protein 1C-like: protein MAFAADFSSIPHSPGSARPSRGPSFPWTHVLRGDPEPAIAVASPSSPPPSAAAILPPEPSDRSPPVPSENVASSSGTVPQSSMPSDEPEHGCNGNAAASASVSVSSSSSSSAAAAARGKKPAWQRPSNGSIEVGPVMGAVSWPPLSESTKASPKSSSPNTLKGSSDGTVSAPPGPVISTPPRPNSNNMNLNSTTNHVASPVRQKPNKRGSGSGSSSGTPVNGAPALQSPPPASAAATQITPDRETIPEPSPGDLPSKSSGNSNWDRGTRGGGFAPQQHGWNDHHRGYGGNRRGGGGGSHRGSFGSRRDQDRGSFVWGPRGFGSRDASAQQRGVRPYPRPPPPPFLSPPPQVRPFGNPVGYPDMPSPVYYVATPPPPETLSGLPFIAHPAAAPPAVFSPAAIDPQRAMLLKQINYYFSSDNLCKDIYLRRNMDEQGWVPITLIAGFNRVKQFTNNIQYILDTIRLSDVVEVQGEKIRKRNDWMNWVLPPSPNHFGTVPGLQSPATSDYDTLVAQLQAVELEGASNHNSMRGSTHTEVVLIRSASGNLNNQLHVVGDLSGDGNGQVTGHINSDYSKSGRSLVRSDTL, encoded by the exons ATGGCCTTCGCTGCCGATTTCTCCTCAATCCCTCACTCCCCCGGCTCCGCCCGTCCCTCCCGCGGCCCCTCCTTCCCGTGGACCCACGTCCTCCGCGGCGATCCCGAGCCCGCCATCGCCGTCGCGTCCCCCTCATCTCCCCCGCCTTCGGCCGCCGCGATCCTCCCGCCGGAGCCATCCGATCGCTCCCCTCCGGTGCCATCCGAGAACGTGGCCTCATCGTCCGGCACCGTTCCTCAGTCCTCGATGCCATCGGATGAACCGGAGCACGGGTGCAACGGTAATGCTGCGGCCTCCGCCTCCgtctccgtctcctcctcctcctcctcctccgccgccgccgccgcccgagGGAAGAAGCCTGCTTGGCAAAGGCCATCCAACGGCTCGATCGAGGTTGGTCCTGTCATGGGGGCGGTGTCCTGGCCCCCTCTCTCCGAGTCCACCAAGGCCTCCCCCAAATCGTCATCCCCCAATACTCTCAAGGGTTCTTCCGATGGAACAGTCTCTGCTCCCCCT GGGCCCGTGATATCAACTCCTCCGAGGCCGAATTCGAACAATATGAACCTGAATTCGACCACAAACCATGTCGCTTCTCCTGTTCGCCAGAAACCCAACAAGCGTGGTAGTGGCAGCGGAAGTAGCAGCGGTACACCGGTCAATGGTGCGCCGGCACTACAATCTCCGCCGCCGGCTTCGGCAGCGGCGACTCAGATCACTCCAGACAGAGAGACCATCCCAGAACCATCTCCCGGAGACCTCCCCAGCAAGAGCAGCGGCAACAGCAACTGGGACCGTGGCACCAGGGGGGGTGGTTTCGCACCTCAGCAACATGGTTGGAATGATCACCATCGGGGTTACGGCGGCAACCGGCGGGGTGGCGGCGGCGGGTCCCACCGCGGCAGCTTTGGAAGCCGACGCGATCAGGATCGCGGGAGCTTCGTGTGGGGTCCTCGGGGTTTTGGCAGCAGAGATGCCAGCGCGCAGCAGCGGGGTGTGCGACCGTACCCCAGACCGCCTCCGCCACCGTTTCTCAGCCCACCGCCCCAGGTCCGACCTTTTGGGAATCCTGTCGGCTACCCTG ATATGCCTTCTCCTGTGTACTATGTGGCAACACCCCCACCTCCTGAGACTCTCAGTGGTTTGCCGTTTATTGCTCATCCAGCAGCAGCACCCCCTGCAGTGTTTTCCCCAGCGGCGATAGATCCTCAGCGCGCTATGTTACTGAAGCAGATAAATTACTACTTCAG TTCTGATAATTTGTGCAAGGACATTTACTTGCGGCGGAACATGGACGAGCAGGGCTGGGTTCCTATAACCTTGATTGCTGGTTTCAACAGG GTCAAGCAATTCACAAATAACATACAGTATATTTTGGATACCATACGGCTGTCGGATGTAGTGGAAGTACag GGTGAAAAAATAAGGAAGCGCAATGACTGGATGAATTGGGTGCTGCCCCCATCTCCCAATCATTTTGGAACTGTTCCTGGCCTGCAGTCACCAGCAACATCAGACTACGATACCCTGGTGGCTCAGTTGCAAGCTGTTGAACTTGAAGGGGCATCTAACCACAATAGCATGAGGGGCTCAACTCATACTGAGGTAGTTCTTATTAGATCAGCATCtgggaatttgaataaccagtTGCACGTGGTGGGCGATCTTAGTGGAGATGGAAATGGGCAAGTCACTGGACACATAAATTCTGATTATTCCAAGTCAGGAAGAAGTCTAGTCAGGAGCGACACATTATAG
- the LOC103721145 gene encoding probable aquaporin PIP2-6, translated as MSKEVSEEAEQAPVKDYTDPPPAPLLDMGEVRLWSLYRAVIAEFVATLLFLYVTIATVIGYRVQSQNDQCGGVGILGIAWSFGGMIFILVYCTAGISGGHINPAVTFGLFLARKVSLVRALLYMVAQCLGAICGVGIVKGIMKQPYNSYGGGVNVVASGYSKGTALGAEIIGTFLLVYTVFSATDPKRSARDSHVPVLAPLPIGFAVFMVHLGTIPITGTGINPARSLGPAVIFNQDKAWDDQWIFWVGPFVGALAAAAYHQYILRAAAIKALGSFRSNPRN; from the exons atgtcgaAGGAGGTGAGCGAGGAGGCGGAGCAAGCGCCGGTGAAGGACTACACCGATCCGCCGCCGGCGCCTCTGCTGGACATGGGAGAGGTCCGGCTGTGGTCCTTATACCGGGCCGTGATCGCCGAgttcgtggccaccctcctgTTCCTTTACGTCACCATCGCCACCGTCATCGGCTACAGGGTCCAGTCCCAGAACGACCAGTGCGGCGGCGTCGGCATCCTTGGCATCGCCTGGTCCTTCGGCGGCATGATCTTCATCCTCGTCTACTGCACCGCCGGCATCTCCG ggggTCATATCAACCCGGCGGTGACGTTCGGGCTGTTCCTGGCGAGGAAGGTGTCGCTGGTGAGGGCTTTGCTGTACATGGTGGCGCAGTGCCTGGGAGCCATCTGCGGGGTGGGCATCGTCAAGGGGATCATGAAGCAACCCTACAACTCTTATGGTGGAGGCGTCAACGTGGTCGCTTCCGGATACTCCAAGGGCACCGCCCTCGGCGCTGAGATCATCGGCACCTTTCTCCTCGTCTACACCGTCTTCTCCGCCACCGACCCCAAGCGCAGCGCCCGTGACTCCCACGTCCCG GTCTTGGCTCCACTTCCAATCGGGTTCGCAGTGTTCATGGTGCACCTGGGCACCATTCCCATCACCGGGACCGGCATCAACCCGGCCAGGAGCTTGGGACCTGCCGTCATCTTCAACCAGGATAAGGCCTGGGACGACCAG TGGATCTTCTGGGTGGGACCGTTCGTGGGGGCGTTGGCCGCGGCGGCGTACCACCAGTACATCCTAAGAGCGGCGGCCATCAAGGCGCTGGGATCGTTCCGGAGCAACCCCCGCAACTGA
- the LOC103721146 gene encoding probable 26S proteasome non-ATPase regulatory subunit 3: MSNDVEMKEVQAPSNSLSSATASSTLQHLKEIASLIETGAYAKEVRRIVRAVRLTMMLRRKLRAPAVSAFLSYALAPGSEAHLRLSSYLPKDEERDMDVDTATSAAQGLAKYSLPELEIYCYLLVLIFLIDQKRYNEAKACSSSSIARLKNINRRTVDVLASRLYFYYSYSYELTNNLAEIRGTLLSLHRMATLRRDELGQETLLNLLLRNYLHYNLYDQAEKLRSKAPRFEAHSNQQFSRYLFYLGKIRTIQLEYTDAKESLLQAARKAPVAARGFRIQCNKWAVIVRLLLGEIPERTVFMQEGMKKALTPYFELTNAVQIGDLELFRTVADKFSGTFNSDRTRNLIVRLRHNVIRTGLRNISISYSRISLADVARKLRLDSQNPVADAESIVAKAIRDGAVDAIIDHANGWMVSKETGDVYSTNEPQIAFNSRIVFCLNMHNEAVRALRFPPNSHKEKESAEKRRERQQQEQELAKHIAEEDDDEF; the protein is encoded by the exons ATGAGTAACGATGTGGAGATGAAGGAGGTTCAAGCTCCATCTAATTCCTTATCCTCCGCCACCGCTTCTTCCACCCTTCAAC ATCTGAAGGAGATTGCTTCCCTGATCGAGACCGGCGCATATGCCAAGGAGGTGCGGCGAATCGTGCGGGCGGTGCGGCTCACCATGATGCTCCGCCGGAAGCTAAGGGCGCCTGCGGTCTCTGCCTTCCTTAGCTATGCCCTTGCCCCGGGCTCTGAGGCCCACTTGAGGCTCTCTTCCTATCTTCCGAAG GATGAGGAACGTGATATGGATGTGGATACAGCAACTTCAGCAGCTCAGGGTCTTGCTAAGTATTCTCTGCCGGAGCTTGAAATCTACTGTTACTTGCTTGTTTTGATATTTCTGATTGACCAAAAGAGATACAATGAG GCTAAAGCTTGTTCCTCTTCTAGCATTGCTCGCCTGAAGAATATTAATAGAAGAACAGTTGATGTTCTAGCATCTCGGCTGTACTTCTATTATTCTTATAGTTATGAACTTACAAATAATCTTGCTGAAATTCGCGG GACCCTCCTTTCCCTGCACAGAATGGCAACCTTACGACGTGATGAGTTGGGTCAG GAAACTCTTCTGAACCTTCTGCTTCGCAATTACCTCCACTACAACCTATATGACCAGGCAGAGAAGCTAAGGTCGAAAGCACCACGTTTTGAGGCACATTCAAATCAACAG TTTTCTCGGTACCTGTTCTATTTAGGAAAGATCAGAACCATTCAGTTGGAGTATACAGATGCCAAAGAGAGTCTATTGCAAGCTGCTCGGAAGGCACCAGTTGCAGCTCGAGGCTTCCGAATCCAATGCAACAAGTGGGCTGTCATTGTCCGCTTACTTCTTGGAGAGATTCCTGAGAGAACTGTTTTTATGCAGGAAGGCATGAAGAAGGCTTTGACACCATACTTTGAGCTTACAAAT GCTGTTCAAATTGGGGACTTGGAGTTGTTTAGGACTGTTGCAGATAAGTTTTCTGGGACATTCAACTCAGACAGGACGCGTAATCTGATCGTGAGACTGCGGCACAATGTGATAAGAACTGGGCTCCGCAATATCAGCATCTCGTATTCCCGCATATCTCTGGCTGATGTAGCCAGGAAGTTGAGATTGGACTCTCAGAATCCTGTGGCCGATGCTGAGAGCATAGTAGCCAAGGCCATCCGAGATGGGGCAGTTGATGCGATCATAGATCATGCAAATGGGTGGATGGTTTCTAAAGAGACTGGTGACGTCTACTCTACTAACGAACCACAGATTGCTTTCAATTCCAGGATTGTCTTCTGCCTGAACATGCACAATGAAGCAGTGAGGGCACTGAGGTTCCCACCCAACTCCCACAAGGAGAAAGAGAGCGCagagaagaggagggagaggcAACAGCAGGAACAGGAGCTTGCAAAGCATATCGCcgaggaagatgatgatgagtTCTGA
- the LOC108510973 gene encoding heterogeneous nuclear ribonucleoprotein 87F-like encodes MDRYQRVQKPKEATSVNENEIRITAQGRMRSYITYATSLLQVSTSLPKHQVKPLSEFDYGGEGSPGGRGRGRGDHGRGRGLEEMILWLWITAMEEGTTGDADNGIGGWGRGRGNGFRGRGRGYGGWTDHQQDNRYNDEAPIFNHGRGCGCGWGQNRGRGRDSRSNGLVRTVNGGA; translated from the exons ATGGATCGGTACCAGAGGGTGCAGAAGCCGAAGGAGGCAACCTCTGTCAATGAGAATGAGATTCGTATTACGGCTCAGGGTAGGATGCGCAGCTACATCACTTACGCCACCAGCCTGCTTCAG GTATCAACCTCCTTGCCCAAGCATCAGGTGAAACCACTTTCTGAATTTGATTATGGTGGAG AGGGCTCACCTGGTGGTCGGGGCAGAGGTCGTGGGGATCATGGCAGGGGAAGAGGGCTAGAG GAAATGATACTCTGGCTGTGGATTACAGCGATGGAGGAAGGGACAACAGGGGATGCGGATAATGGCATAGGTGGTTGGGGCCGTGGTAGAGGTAATGGCTTCCGAGGCCGTGGCAGAGGCTATGGTGGCTGGACTGACCACCAGCAGGACAACAGATATAATGATGAAGCTCCAATTTTCAATCATGGCAGAG GTTGTGGTTGTGGGTGGGGTCAAAACCGAGGAAGGGGTCGTGATTCTAGATCAAATGGACTGGTCCGTACAGTTAATGGTGGAGCATAA
- the LOC120110917 gene encoding LOW QUALITY PROTEIN: type III polyketide synthase B-like (The sequence of the model RefSeq protein was modified relative to this genomic sequence to represent the inferred CDS: inserted 2 bases in 2 codons; deleted 4 bases in 4 codons), which translates to MASTGENKSRNPTQGKAKILALGKAFPHQLVMQDFLVDGYFKNTKCDDPELKQRLTRLCKTTTVKTRYVVMSEEILRNYPELAAEGLPTVKQRLEISNKAVTQMAVEASLSCIKALGRPLSAVTHLVNVSSSEARFPGGDLHLALGLGLSPDVRRIMLSFTGCXGGVAGLRVAKDLAENNPGSRVLLATSETTIVGFRPPSASRPYDLVGAALFGDGAGAAILGVDPYPGVETALFELHSAAQQYLPGTEKTIDGRLTEEGINFRLGRELPQVIEDHVEAFCKKLMREGREGGEDAENNEMFWAVHPGGPAILSKVESRLELWPDKLNASRKALRDYGNASSNTIVYVLNYMVEESRKRREKGEKDCEWGLILXFGPGVTFEGILARNLVA; encoded by the exons ATGGCAAGCACTGGAGAGAACAAATCACGAAACCCCACACAAGGAAAAGCTAAAATCCTGGCGCTTGGCAAAGCCTTCCCTCACCAACTAGTCATG CAGGATTTCCTCGTAGATGGCTATTTCAAGAACACAAAATGCGATGACCCTGAGCTCAAGCAGAGGCTGACTCGACTTT GCAAGACAACCACAGTCAAAACAAGATACGTGGTCATGTCCGAGGAGATCTTGAGGAACTACCCGGAACTGGCAGCGGAAGGCCTCCCCACGGTGAAGCAACGCTTGGAGATATCCAACAAGGCGGTCACGCAAATGGCCGTGGAAGCCTCACTGTCGTGCATCAAGGCACTTGGGAGGCCCCTCTCCGCCGTCACCCACCTGGTC AACGTCTCGTCCAGCGAGGCCCGCTTCCCCGGAGGTGACCTCCACCTCGCCCTCGGCCTCGGGCTCAGCCCCGACGTCCGTCGCATCATGCTCTCCTTCACCGGTT TCGGAGGTGTCGCCGGCCTCCGCGTCGCCAAGGACTTAGCCGAGAACAACCCCGGCAGCCGCGTGCTGCTAGCCACATCCGAGACCACCATCGTGGGGTTTCGACCCCCGAGCGCCAGCCGGCCCTACGACCTGGTCGGCGCCGCGCTTTTTGGCGACGGAGCAGGGGCTGCGATCCTCGGCGTCGATCCG TACCCGGGCGTCGAGACTGCCTTGTTCGAATTGCATTCTGCGGCCCAGCAGTACCTCCCGGGCACCGAGAAGACCATCGACGGGCGGCTT ACCGAGGAGGGGATAAATTTTCGTCTAGGAAGGGAGCTCCCACAGGTCATTGAGGACCACGTTGAGGCGTTCTGCAAGAAGTTGATGAGAGAAGGTAGGGAAGGAGGTGAGGATGCCGAGAACAATGAGATGTTTTGGGCGGTTCATCCCGGTGGGCCGGCGATATTGAGCAAGGTGGAGAGTAGGCTGGAGTTGTGGCCTGATAAGTTGAATGCCAGCAGGAAGGCATTGAGGGATTATGGAAATGCCAGCAGCAACACTATCGTGTATGTCTTGAACTACATGGTGGAGGAGAGCAGGAAGAGAAGGGAGAAGGGAGAGAAGGATTGCGAGTGGGGTCTTATAC GCTTTGGGCCTGGTGTTACCTTCGAGGGGATTCTGGCAAGGAACTTGGTGGCTTGA